A section of the Oryzias latipes chromosome 8, ASM223467v1 genome encodes:
- the hao1 gene encoding hydroxyacid oxidase 1, translated as MAGRVCAADFEEEAKKILPKSVYDYYRSGADGQTTLAHNLSAFHRWYLIPRVLRNVSTVDLSVSVLGRTLSMPLCVAATAMQRMAHPAGETATARACKAAGTGMMLSSWATSTIEEVMSAMTAVQGVGGVLWMQLYIYKDRELTLSLVRRAEDAGYAAIFVTVDTPFLGKRLDDVRNRFKMPPHLSMSNFSTASLAFSEDSYGDDSGLAVYVANAIDPTISWEDITWLKKNTRLPVIVKGILNAEDAVCALNYGADGILVSNHGARQLDGVPATLDVLEEVVQAVQGRCDVYMDGGVRRGTDVLKALALGAKAVFMGRPVLWALACQGEGGVTELLELLKEELKLAMALSGCRSLSEVTRSLVRRADFSSRM; from the exons ATGGCGGGACGCGTGTGCGCCGCCGACTTTGAGGAGGAGGCCAAGAAGATCCTTCCCAAATCCGTCTACGACTACTACCGCTCTGGAGCCGACGGGCAGACCACGCTGGCCCACAACCTGTCCGCCTTTCACAG GTGGTATCTCATTCCTCGGGTGCTCAGGAACGTGTCCACGGTGGATTTGTCGGTCTCGGTTCTGGGTCGGACGCTCAGCATGCCCCTGTGTGTCGCAGCCACCGCCATGCAGAGGATGGCTCACCCTGCAGGAGAGACCGCCACCGCCAGAG CatgcaaagcagcaggaacaGGGATGATGCTGAGCTCGTGGGCCACCTCCACCATAGAAGAAGTGATGTCAGCCATGACGGCGGTGCAGGGCGTCGGGGGGGTCCTCTGGATGCAGCTGTACATTTATAAAGACAGAGAGCTCACGCTGTCGTTGGTGCGGCGGGCAGAGGACGCCGGCTACGCCGCCATCTTTGTGACTGTGGATACTCCCTTCCTGGGGAAAAGGCTGGATGATGTTCGCAATCGCTTCAAGATGCCCCCACACCTGAG CATGTCCAACTTCTCCACGGCGTCTCTGGCCTTCTCTGAGGACAGCTATGGCGACGACAGCGGCCTGGCCGTGTACGTCGCCAACGCCATCGACCCCACCATCAGCTGGGAGGACATCACCTGGCTGAAGAAGAACACGCGCCTTCCTGTGATCGTGAAAGGAATCCTGAACG CTGAAGATGCGGTTTGTGCTCTGAACTACGGCGCCGACGGCATCCTGGTCTCCAATCACGGCGCTCGGCAGCTGGATGGCGTTCCTGCTACG CTGGACGTGCTGGAGGAGGTGGTGCAGGCGGTCCAGGGGCGGTGCGACGTCTACATGGACGGAGGCGTGAGGCGGGGCACAGACGTCCTGAAGgccctggctctgggggccaAAGCGGTCTTCATGGGCAGACCTGTGCTGTGGGCCCTAGCCTGTCAG GGAGAAGGAGGAGTAACGGAGCTCCTGGAGCTCCTGAAGGAGGAGCTGAAGCTGGCCATGGCTCTGTCAG GCTGCCGCTCTCTGTCAGAGGTGACCAGGTCTTTGGTCAGGAGAGCGGACTTCTCCTCCAGGATGTGA